The Brevibacillus brevis genome contains a region encoding:
- a CDS encoding sigma-54-dependent transcriptional regulator translates to MKRLDLIFQTLVDAGPDKKVSASELAERLGLSRANVSSDLNRLWKEGRIEKEEGRPTLFFAKQGNDSLYLAETSLDRLAKTNKSLITRIEQAKAAVLYPPRGMHCLILGETGVGKSWFAGMIHEFAVDIGRLDKRAPFVIFNCADYANNPQLLISQLFGVKKGAYTGAEMDRKGLVEKADGGILFLDEVHRLPAEGQEIFFTFMDKGIFRRVGETEVERTAQVQILMATTENPESSLLKTFMRRIPMVIKLPSLVERGLEERFRITMEIFQEEAFRLGREIQISANAVQAFLCYHCPNNIGQLKTDIQLTCASAYAEFISLKKNQLHVSVQDLPHHVKQGLLLVKDYKQELDQIIGTEHNYFVVQPSKEGIWIGRETGDATDSVYEKIEQKIHELQNLGVSEEELEFDIENYFTTFIKGVHQRVNKGDMARIIDPFIIHLVEEIVRFAEAKLEKILSQKVIFGLALHIQTSKERLAQGKQIVNPQINHVRIKYKKEFAVALECVRMIEEAILMDLPIGEAGYLTMFFVLDDVSMEEERETIGVLVITHGSGGATAMVDVTNRLLVTQYARAIDLPLEEDSMSVLEKALKVAREIGSKAGMLLLVDMGSLLGFGEIIEREIGIPVKVIPMVSTPHVIEATRKAMLGHSLEDVYRDVVGMSLYQREEQPKEQVQKHVPALTIVAACLSGEGSALFLKKLLESRLRYDENLLEFVPLQLIDKVQARSQLRKIKEERKILFVVSNYILDRELRHHSMDDVLNGEAMSDIQQVIDLEEAYLKMQESLGEHLQMVDGQDILADVRMCVGRMEERLNNYLVFDTRIGAYLHICCLVDRLKAGAQSVAYIQKDSFLLENRKLYSLIRHELLPLEDKYEVAISEDDVCFIMNFFIHNKTLA, encoded by the coding sequence GTGAAACGATTAGATTTAATATTCCAGACGTTGGTAGACGCTGGTCCTGATAAAAAAGTAAGCGCTTCAGAGTTGGCTGAGCGGCTTGGTTTGAGTCGAGCGAATGTGAGCAGCGATTTGAACCGTTTGTGGAAGGAAGGCCGAATCGAGAAGGAAGAAGGGCGTCCGACGCTGTTTTTTGCCAAGCAAGGAAACGATTCGCTCTATTTGGCGGAGACGTCGCTGGACAGGCTGGCGAAAACCAACAAGAGCCTGATCACGCGTATTGAGCAGGCAAAGGCGGCCGTTTTGTATCCGCCGAGAGGGATGCATTGCTTGATTTTGGGGGAAACGGGTGTGGGTAAATCGTGGTTTGCTGGGATGATTCACGAGTTTGCCGTTGATATTGGACGCCTGGATAAGCGTGCTCCTTTCGTGATTTTTAACTGTGCTGATTATGCCAACAACCCCCAGCTTTTAATCAGTCAATTGTTCGGAGTCAAAAAAGGGGCGTATACCGGAGCGGAGATGGACCGCAAAGGACTGGTGGAAAAGGCAGACGGTGGCATTCTATTCCTCGATGAAGTGCATCGGCTGCCAGCGGAAGGACAGGAAATCTTTTTTACTTTTATGGATAAGGGGATTTTCCGCCGCGTAGGGGAAACCGAGGTGGAGCGGACTGCTCAGGTCCAGATTCTTATGGCTACGACTGAGAATCCGGAGTCGAGTCTCTTAAAAACGTTCATGAGGCGTATTCCCATGGTGATCAAGCTGCCATCGTTAGTAGAGCGTGGCTTGGAAGAGCGTTTCCGAATTACGATGGAAATTTTCCAAGAAGAGGCTTTCCGGTTGGGGAGAGAGATTCAGATATCAGCCAATGCTGTACAGGCGTTCTTGTGCTACCACTGCCCAAATAATATTGGACAGTTAAAAACAGATATTCAGCTCACCTGCGCCAGCGCTTATGCCGAGTTTATTTCGTTAAAGAAAAATCAACTGCATGTGTCGGTCCAAGACCTGCCGCATCATGTCAAGCAAGGGCTTCTTTTGGTGAAGGATTACAAGCAGGAGCTGGATCAAATCATCGGGACGGAGCACAATTACTTTGTCGTGCAGCCTTCTAAGGAAGGCATTTGGATCGGACGGGAAACAGGGGATGCGACGGACAGTGTCTACGAAAAGATCGAACAAAAAATACATGAGCTGCAAAACCTCGGTGTGAGTGAGGAAGAATTGGAGTTTGATATCGAGAATTATTTTACGACCTTTATCAAAGGTGTCCATCAACGAGTGAATAAGGGCGACATGGCCCGGATTATCGACCCGTTCATCATTCACCTTGTGGAAGAGATCGTTCGCTTCGCAGAGGCCAAGCTGGAGAAGATTTTGAGCCAGAAGGTGATCTTTGGTCTCGCGCTGCATATTCAGACATCGAAGGAGCGCCTCGCACAAGGCAAACAGATCGTAAATCCGCAAATCAACCATGTGCGAATCAAATACAAGAAAGAGTTTGCTGTGGCGCTCGAGTGCGTGCGCATGATAGAAGAAGCGATACTCATGGATCTGCCGATTGGTGAGGCTGGATATTTGACCATGTTTTTCGTGCTCGACGATGTCAGCATGGAGGAAGAGCGGGAAACAATCGGGGTGCTCGTGATTACGCACGGCAGCGGCGGTGCGACAGCGATGGTCGATGTGACGAACCGATTGCTGGTCACACAGTATGCGAGAGCCATTGACCTGCCGCTTGAAGAAGATTCCATGAGTGTTTTAGAAAAAGCACTGAAAGTAGCCAGAGAGATCGGGAGCAAGGCTGGAATGCTGTTGCTCGTAGATATGGGGTCGCTGCTCGGCTTTGGCGAGATTATTGAGAGGGAGATCGGCATTCCGGTCAAGGTCATTCCGATGGTCAGCACACCACATGTGATTGAGGCCACTCGGAAGGCCATGCTCGGTCATTCGCTGGAGGACGTTTATCGAGATGTCGTGGGAATGTCACTCTACCAGCGGGAGGAGCAGCCGAAAGAGCAGGTGCAAAAGCATGTTCCGGCGCTGACGATCGTCGCTGCCTGCCTGTCTGGGGAAGGCAGTGCCTTGTTTTTGAAAAAGCTGCTGGAATCGAGGCTCCGATACGACGAAAATCTGCTGGAATTTGTGCCGCTGCAACTGATCGATAAGGTACAGGCCCGCAGTCAGCTTCGAAAAATCAAGGAGGAGAGAAAAATTCTCTTCGTGGTGAGCAATTACATTCTCGACCGCGAGTTGCGCCACCATAGCATGGATGATGTTTTGAACGGAGAGGCGATGTCGGATATCCAGCAAGTGATCGACCTGGAAGAGGCCTACCTGAAGATGCAAGAGTCGCTGGGGGAGCATCTGCAAATGGTAGATGGACAAGACATTCTCGCTGACGTGAGAATGTGTGTCGGCCGTATGGAAGAGCGACTGAACAATTATTTGGTTTTTGACACGCGAATTGGGGCCTACTTGCACATCTGCTGCTTGGTAGATCGTTTGAAAGCAGGGGCGCAATCAGTGGCGTATATACAAAAAGACAGCTTTTTACTGGAGAACCGCAAGCTGTACAGCTTAATCCGCCATGAATTATTGCCGCTGGAAGACAAGTATGAGGTAGCGATCAGTGAGGACGACGTTTGCTTTATCATGAATTTCTTTATACACAATAAAACACTGGCGTAA
- a CDS encoding PTS sugar transporter subunit IIB has translation MNILLCCAAGMSTSLLVQKMEEAAREKGLDAKIWAVSADEVKNHIDQAAVLLLGPQVRYKLTEMKKEGASRGIPVDVISTVDYGTLNGKNVLEFALRLKQ, from the coding sequence ATGAATATTTTATTGTGTTGTGCAGCGGGTATGTCGACAAGCTTGCTGGTTCAAAAAATGGAGGAGGCTGCCAGAGAAAAAGGGTTGGACGCTAAAATATGGGCAGTTTCCGCAGATGAAGTGAAGAATCATATCGATCAAGCAGCAGTGCTCTTGTTGGGGCCACAAGTTCGTTACAAGCTGACAGAGATGAAAAAAGAAGGGGCATCCAGAGGAATTCCTGTAGACGTAATCAGTACCGTCGATTACGGAACGTTGAACGGGAAAAACGTGCTTGAGTTTGCACTTCGTCTAAAACAGTAG
- the celB gene encoding PTS cellobiose transporter subunit IIC, translating into MGGFVSFMENRMMPVAGKMAEQKHLQAIRDGIILTLPLLIIGSLFLIIGFIPIPGYDEFMGGIFGEKWRTKLLYPVGATFDVMGLIVSFGVAYRLAEKYKVDPLSAGAISVASFLLATPYKVMFTPEGASAAQEVGGVIPLTLMGSQGLFVAMILAILGTEIYRKIIQMKIVISMPPGVPPAVSRSFVALIPAGAVLIVVWLIRILLENTSFESIHNIVKDLLVGPLSVVGSSLIGAIICVLLIHVLWAVGLHGAAIVGGIMSPIWLTLMDQNRAAFQANPNGELPNVVTTQFFDMWIYAGGSGATLALVVLMVFMARSKQMKNIGRLSIGPGLFNINEPVIFGMPIVMNPLLIIPFVFTPVLLVIISYFAMSLGWVAKPSGVSVPWTTPLFVSGYLATGGKVSGMVLQAVNFLISLAIYYPFFRLWDKQKVSEEKAGTASDTAVTM; encoded by the coding sequence ATGGGCGGATTTGTTTCTTTTATGGAAAACCGCATGATGCCGGTAGCGGGAAAAATGGCAGAGCAAAAGCATCTGCAGGCCATTCGTGACGGAATTATCCTTACTTTGCCTTTGTTGATCATTGGTTCTCTGTTCCTCATCATTGGCTTCATACCGATCCCTGGCTATGACGAATTCATGGGCGGTATTTTCGGTGAAAAATGGCGGACGAAGCTGCTGTATCCGGTAGGTGCTACTTTTGACGTCATGGGATTGATTGTCAGTTTTGGCGTCGCCTACCGACTGGCAGAGAAATACAAGGTCGATCCGCTGTCGGCTGGAGCGATTTCTGTCGCTTCCTTCCTGCTCGCTACTCCGTATAAAGTAATGTTCACCCCTGAGGGAGCGAGTGCAGCCCAAGAGGTAGGTGGAGTCATTCCACTTACGCTGATGGGTAGCCAAGGATTGTTTGTAGCCATGATATTGGCGATTTTAGGAACGGAGATTTACCGTAAAATCATCCAAATGAAAATCGTCATCTCCATGCCACCCGGAGTTCCCCCTGCCGTTTCCCGTTCGTTTGTAGCATTGATTCCTGCGGGTGCTGTGCTTATCGTTGTCTGGCTGATTCGGATTCTGCTGGAAAACACCTCTTTTGAAAGTATTCATAATATTGTAAAAGATTTGCTAGTCGGTCCATTGAGTGTGGTCGGCAGCAGCCTGATTGGCGCCATCATCTGTGTATTGCTTATTCATGTACTCTGGGCTGTCGGTTTGCATGGTGCGGCGATAGTCGGTGGCATTATGAGTCCCATCTGGCTGACATTGATGGACCAGAACAGAGCGGCGTTTCAGGCAAATCCAAACGGTGAATTGCCGAACGTCGTCACCACGCAATTTTTTGACATGTGGATATATGCAGGGGGATCAGGTGCCACTTTGGCTCTCGTTGTCCTGATGGTATTCATGGCACGCAGCAAACAGATGAAAAACATCGGCAGACTCTCGATCGGACCTGGTTTGTTTAACATCAATGAACCGGTCATCTTCGGAATGCCGATCGTCATGAACCCGCTCTTGATTATTCCGTTTGTATTTACCCCTGTCTTATTGGTTATTATCAGCTATTTTGCGATGTCGCTCGGATGGGTAGCAAAGCCAAGCGGGGTATCTGTTCCGTGGACGACACCATTATTTGTCAGCGGATATTTGGCTACAGGCGGAAAAGTATCGGGGATGGTTCTTCAAGCGGTGAATTTCCTCATCTCGCTCGCGATCTACTATCCGTTCTTCCGCTTGTGGGATAAACAAAAGGTAAGTGAAGAAAAAGCTGGTACTGCTTCCGATACAGCTGTGACTATGTAA
- a CDS encoding sensor histidine kinase encodes MMNRIQNQLRDVELREEPCDPGQIIGQVTQNLTPYILKQQVEVVSELDETLRLYGDGVQLREVITNLCMNALEAMKSGGKLHLQLFLSHKHLIITVADTGTGITKENLPHVLDPFFSTKRTGQNFGLGLSYCYNVMQKHQGQLEIYSEQGKGTTVFLFFPKKRVIINDSE; translated from the coding sequence ATGATGAATCGGATTCAAAACCAGCTGCGGGACGTCGAGCTGCGCGAAGAACCATGTGACCCCGGCCAAATCATCGGGCAAGTCACACAAAATTTGACACCCTATATCCTGAAACAACAGGTAGAAGTTGTTAGTGAATTGGACGAAACACTTCGCTTGTATGGCGATGGAGTACAACTGCGCGAAGTCATCACCAACTTGTGCATGAATGCGCTGGAAGCCATGAAGTCGGGCGGCAAGCTCCATCTTCAGCTATTTTTGTCCCACAAGCATCTCATCATCACTGTCGCAGACACAGGCACAGGCATCACAAAAGAGAACCTGCCTCACGTGCTCGATCCTTTTTTCTCGACAAAAAGGACAGGGCAAAATTTTGGTCTTGGGCTCTCCTACTGCTACAATGTCATGCAAAAGCATCAGGGCCAACTGGAAATCTACAGTGAGCAAGGCAAAGGAACCACCGTTTTCCTGTTCTTCCCGAAAAAGCGCGTCATCATAAACGACTCTGAATAG
- a CDS encoding response regulator, translating to MNPIRVFLVEDDPVWRKGLIDFLNKEPDLTVVGEAGFKAEAIERFLPAKADVVLMDINLTENNLDGIETAIEFMALQADSKIIMLTSLTDEAVIVESFSAGAVNYISKSSFKEIPDAIRAAHNRQSAIHPTAAAALRNEFLRLKNDENQKLLSPAERDILQLIHQGHTQTQIEQSLHITKRTIKNHINRILKKMGVKTSKEAAAKASQKKLF from the coding sequence ATGAATCCAATCAGGGTATTTTTAGTAGAGGACGATCCCGTCTGGCGCAAAGGTCTCATTGACTTCCTGAACAAAGAACCGGATCTTACTGTAGTAGGGGAAGCCGGGTTCAAAGCAGAAGCAATCGAGCGCTTTTTGCCTGCCAAAGCGGATGTCGTCTTAATGGACATTAACTTGACCGAGAACAATTTGGATGGGATCGAGACGGCAATCGAATTCATGGCACTCCAGGCTGACAGTAAAATCATCATGCTCACCTCTCTGACAGATGAGGCTGTGATTGTGGAATCCTTCTCAGCGGGTGCCGTCAATTACATCAGCAAATCGAGCTTCAAGGAAATTCCTGACGCCATCCGTGCTGCTCACAACAGGCAATCTGCCATTCACCCTACAGCGGCTGCGGCACTGCGCAACGAATTTTTGCGTTTGAAAAACGATGAAAATCAAAAGCTGTTGTCTCCCGCAGAAAGGGACATCCTACAACTAATCCACCAAGGTCATACGCAAACGCAGATTGAACAATCTCTCCACATCACGAAGCGTACGATCAAAAATCACATCAACCGAATCCTCAAAAAAATGGGCGTCAAAACAAGCAAGGAAGCGGCCGCAAAAGCCAGCCAAAAAAAGCTATTCTAG